A genomic stretch from Tissierellales bacterium includes:
- a CDS encoding radical SAM protein, with protein sequence MAGVKKVISTALLNEGMKYIEKEPMKNMPKLLKWAEKIVTRENHKRWLEDFKKIAADPDDNWHVLMERYFTELSPNTRKKFMINYMVNSGIVGIPIQDKVSKKYDCNVPWAILMDPTSACNLKCTGCWASEYDKTDSLSYETLDRIIREGKELGIYMYIYSGGEPLVRKDDLIKLAETHDDCSFLSFTNATLVDEEFAKKLGELGNFGLAISVEGFEDETDMRRGNGTYEKVIEAMDLLKKEGVVFGFSTCYHKYNTDIIGSEEYIDLMIENGCMFGWYFTYIPIGKDAVTDLIATPEQREYMYHRVREMRKEKPIFTIDFWNDGEYVNGCIAGGRKYLHINSNGDVEPCAFIHYSNVNIKDVSLLEALQSPLFMQYKGEQPFNDNHLRPCPLLDNPEKLKKMVNESSAYSTQPVDREDVEDLTAKTIDAAKNWEPTAEKLWNQTLEKKEEKVTSN encoded by the coding sequence AGGTGTTAAAAAAGTTATTAGTACTGCATTGCTGAATGAAGGAATGAAATATATTGAAAAAGAACCTATGAAAAATATGCCGAAGCTTTTAAAATGGGCAGAAAAAATTGTAACTAGAGAAAATCATAAGCGCTGGCTAGAGGATTTTAAAAAAATAGCTGCAGATCCTGATGATAATTGGCATGTACTAATGGAAAGATATTTTACTGAGTTGTCGCCAAATACTAGAAAAAAGTTTATGATTAATTATATGGTTAACTCTGGTATAGTAGGAATACCTATTCAAGATAAGGTATCAAAGAAATACGATTGTAATGTACCTTGGGCAATACTTATGGATCCAACTAGTGCTTGTAATTTAAAATGTACAGGATGCTGGGCATCAGAATATGATAAAACTGACTCTTTAAGTTATGAAACATTAGATAGAATTATTAGAGAAGGTAAAGAGCTTGGGATTTATATGTATATATATTCAGGAGGAGAGCCACTAGTAAGGAAAGACGATTTAATTAAGTTGGCTGAAACTCACGATGATTGTTCTTTCTTATCCTTTACCAATGCAACATTAGTAGATGAAGAGTTTGCTAAAAAGTTAGGAGAACTTGGCAACTTTGGTTTAGCTATAAGTGTAGAGGGTTTTGAAGATGAAACAGATATGAGAAGAGGAAATGGAACTTACGAAAAGGTAATTGAAGCTATGGACCTTCTTAAGAAAGAAGGGGTAGTTTTTGGATTTTCAACATGTTATCATAAGTATAATACAGATATAATTGGTTCCGAAGAATATATAGATTTAATGATAGAAAATGGTTGTATGTTTGGTTGGTATTTTACCTATATTCCAATTGGGAAAGATGCTGTAACAGATTTAATTGCGACTCCAGAACAAAGGGAATATATGTATCATAGGGTAAGAGAAATGAGAAAAGAAAAGCCAATATTTACAATAGATTTTTGGAATGATGGTGAGTATGTAAATGGTTGTATAGCTGGTGGAAGAAAATATTTACACATTAACTCAAATGGAGATGTAGAACCATGTGCATTTATTCACTATTCAAATGTTAATATTAAAGATGTAAGTTTATTGGAAGCATTACAATCACCTTTATTTATGCAATATAAAGGGGAACAACCATTTAACGACAACCATTTAAGACCATGTCCTTTACTGGATAATCCTGAAAAGTTGAAGAAAATGGTTAATGAATCAAGTGCTTATTCTACCCAACCAGTTGATAGAGAAGATGTTGAGGATTTAACAGCAAAGACTATAGATGCAGCAAAGAATTGGGAACCTACAGCTGAAAAGTTATGGAACCAAACTTTAGAGAAAAAAGAAGAAAAAGTGACAAGTAATTAA
- a CDS encoding XRE family transcriptional regulator encodes MDIGEKIKRLRIQNSLTQEELAERCELTKGFISQVERDLTSPSIATLVDILDGLGTNLKDFFNDEDNEKVVFLKGDFFETENEEYKYTLKWIVPNAQKNIMEPIFIEIDSNGRSKEDTPHEGEEFGYVILGSIILCLGSKRYKVKKGESFYFKANVNHYIINPGKGIARILWVSSPPNF; translated from the coding sequence GTGGATATTGGTGAGAAAATTAAAAGACTAAGGATACAAAATTCTTTAACTCAGGAAGAGTTAGCTGAAAGATGTGAATTGACTAAAGGTTTTATATCTCAAGTAGAAAGGGATTTAACTTCTCCATCTATTGCAACATTAGTAGATATTTTAGATGGTTTAGGGACTAATTTAAAAGATTTTTTCAATGATGAGGATAATGAAAAAGTAGTATTTTTAAAAGGAGATTTTTTTGAAACAGAAAATGAAGAGTATAAATATACTTTGAAATGGATAGTACCTAATGCTCAAAAAAATATTATGGAGCCCATTTTTATAGAAATAGATTCTAATGGTAGATCAAAAGAAGATACCCCTCATGAAGGGGAGGAGTTTGGTTATGTAATTTTAGGTAGTATAATTTTATGTTTAGGTAGTAAAAGGTATAAAGTGAAGAAAGGTGAAAGCTTTTATTTTAAGGCAAATGTAAACCACTATATTATAAATCCAGGTAAGGGAATTGCAAGGATTTTATGGGTGAGTTCGCCACCAAATTTTTAA